Proteins co-encoded in one Chrysemys picta bellii isolate R12L10 chromosome 13, ASM1138683v2, whole genome shotgun sequence genomic window:
- the LOC135975108 gene encoding cathepsin G-like, protein MAPDSAAAPAAPRGSGWSIHDPRGRCITHIPGLPLTMLLLLHIAFPLPPGAHAGEEIIGGQEARPHSRSYMAFVKIEKGGNQRSKCGGFLIREDVVVTAAHCNCNLGDIIVLLWAHNVAIHELGRQEILVHRQIPHPEFNDATFENDLTLLQLRKKAKLTQTVGTIPLAQKGVREGAVCSVTGWGLTSTEANTQASPTLQEVELTVMGKGVCLSQPYLRYALSRMLCVGDPQERKALFWKYGVEVTIVETIFVPL, encoded by the exons ATGGCCCCTGAtagtgctgctgctcctgctgctccccGGGGCTCAGGCTG GTCTATACATGACCCCAGAGGCAGATGCATCACCCACATCCCTGGACTCCCTCTGacgatgctgctgctgctccacattgcctttcccctgccccctggggctcACGCTGGTGA GGAGATCATCGGGGGACAGGAAGCCCGGCCTCACTCCAGATCCTACATGGCTTTCGTGAAGATAGAGAAAGGAGGAAATCAAAGAAGCAAGTGTGGAGGGTTCCTGATTCGGGAGGATGTGGTGGTAACGGCGGCTCATTGTAACTGCAACCTGGG CGACATCATTGTGCTGTTGTGGGCCCACAATGTTGCCATACATGAACTGGGAAGGCAGGAGATCCTTGTACATCGTCAAATCCCCCACCCAGAATTCAATGACGCCACGTTTGAAAatgacctcacactgctgcag ttGAGGAAGAAGGCCAAGCTGACACAGACTGTGGGCACCATCCCCTTGGCCCAGAAGGGGGTGAGAgagggggctgtgtgctccgTGACCGGCTGGGGCCTGACTAGTACTGAGGCAAATACCCAGGCCTCCCCGACCCTGCAGGAGGTGGAACTGACGGTCATGGGCAAGGGCGTGTGTCTGTCTCAGCCGTATCTGCGCTATGCCCTGTCCAGGATGCTGTGCGTGGGGGATCCCCAGGAGAGGAAGGCATTGTTCTGG AAATATGGAGTGGAAGTCACCATAGTTGAAACCATCTTTGTTCCTCTTTAA
- the LOC101935252 gene encoding rano class II histocompatibility antigen, A beta chain-like, whose product MAPWPNPALVSFWLLSLCSITLAGVHHISYLQLISPQVASGLPKRLQVMRVNDLVLSVYDSNTRRQAPRNGYSPGNQESQQFWNARRAGCLAWDFWVETEYQGLVREMNASAPKAEPYYMQVLKTCELDDATGAVRAVTRYSLNGEDMLQHQTDQNRWFSVHPAAWRVAERWNREGETSAVLNHLPLQQCRFWMERSVPFTTQKTAQPSVHVAFVPRTQDRQQRLVCHVTGFYPRDIEVTWERGGQVALGEQLTSGIRPNGDPTFQIQVSIELGQEGVGPAEHVCVVRHSSLGDTPLRVTWDSQATGQPGILVIVPVCILAVLGIGALGWYLRRRPGAQKGPYHPAQTQPETVDSAPATTKPAGASSSTAPSLTHATE is encoded by the exons ATGGCTCCTTGGCCCAATCCTGCCTTGGTCTCCTTCTGGCTCCTGTCTCTCTGCTCCATCACCCTGGCTG GGGTTCACCATATCTCCTATCTCCAGCTCATCTCCCCTCAGGTGGCCTCTGGTCTGCCCAAGCGACTGCAAGTGATGAGGGTGAATGACCTGGTGCTCTCAGTCTATGACAGCAACACACGCAGGCAAGCTCCCCGCAATGGGTACAGCCCAGGGAACCAGGAAAGCCAGCAGTTCTGGAATGCACGCAGGGCTGGGTGCCTGGCCTGGGACTTCTGGGTGGAGACCGAGTACCAGGGCCTGGTGCGGGAGATGAACGCCAGCGCCCCAAAGGCGG AGCCCTACTACATGCAGGTCTTGAAGACCTGTGAGCTGGACGATGCCACCGGTGCTGTCCGAGCTGTCACCAGATATTCCCTCAATGGGGAGGACATGCTGCAGCATCAGACCGACCAGAACCGCTGGTTTTCGGTGCACCCGGCAGCCTGGCGAGTGGCAGAACGCTGGAACCGTGAAGGGGAGACTTCTGCTGTGCTGAACCACCTCCCACTGCAGCAATGCAGGTTCTGGATGGAGAGGTCTGTGCCATTCACCACTCAGAAGACAG cccagccctcagtGCATGTGGCCTTCGTCCCACGGACCCAGGACCGGCAGCAGCGCCTCGTCTGCCACGTGACGGGGTTCTATCCCCGTGACATCGAGGTGACCTGGGAGCGGGGGGGCCAGGTGGCCCTGGGGGAGCAGCTGACCAGCGGGATCCGGCCAAATGGGGACCCCACCTTCCAGATCCAGGTGTCCAtcgagctggggcaggagggggtcggCCCTgcagagcatgtgtgtgtggtgAGACACAGCAGCCTGGGGGATACCCCTCTGAGGGTGACCTGGG ATTCCCAGGCCACAGGCCAACCTGGTATCCTGGTGAttgttcctgtctgcatccttgCGGTGCTGGGAATCGGGGCCCTGGGCTGGTACCTAAGGAGGAGGCCAG GGGCCCAGAAGGGGCCGTATCATCCGGCACAGACGCAGCCAGAGACAGTCGACTCTGCTCCAGCCACCACTAAGCCAGCAGGAGCCTCCTCGTCCACAGCACCTTCTCTCACACATGCCACTGAGTGA